The proteins below come from a single Asanoa ferruginea genomic window:
- a CDS encoding HAD family hydrolase, with product MTEVLHVFDMDGTLLRGTSASLEIARATGTVAAVAELEAAFAAGLIDTAGFAVGVHRLWSGLTVSTVAAVYASSPWLGGIREVCADIRRRGERSLVVTLSPDFFASLLLAEGVDEVVASRFPAVPFVTPVDPAGILTPADKVRVVEDARVRLGVPLSRCVAYGDSISDGPLFAHLGATTVAVNAGGRLPAGAVYDGDDLLAAYAIGRSLLDSAAALDGAEPVGGPLPE from the coding sequence ATGACCGAGGTCCTGCACGTCTTCGACATGGACGGCACGCTGCTGCGCGGCACGTCGGCCAGCCTGGAGATCGCGCGGGCGACCGGCACGGTAGCCGCCGTGGCCGAGTTGGAGGCCGCGTTCGCCGCCGGCCTGATCGACACAGCTGGCTTCGCTGTCGGGGTGCATCGGCTCTGGTCGGGGCTGACGGTTTCGACGGTGGCGGCGGTTTACGCGTCCTCGCCGTGGCTCGGTGGGATCCGGGAGGTATGCGCGGACATCCGGCGGCGCGGCGAGCGGTCGTTGGTGGTCACGCTGTCGCCGGACTTCTTCGCGTCCCTGCTGCTGGCCGAGGGCGTCGACGAAGTGGTCGCGTCGCGCTTCCCCGCCGTGCCGTTCGTGACGCCGGTCGACCCGGCCGGCATCCTGACGCCGGCCGACAAGGTGCGGGTGGTCGAGGACGCCCGGGTCCGGCTCGGGGTGCCACTGTCCCGGTGCGTCGCCTATGGTGACTCCATTTCGGACGGTCCGCTGTTCGCCCATCTGGGTGCGACGACGGTCGCCGTCAACGCCGGCGGCCGCTTGCCCGCGGGGGCGGTCTACGACGGTGACGACCTGCTCGCGGCCTATGCGATCGGCCGGTCGCTGCTCGACTCAGCAGCCGCGCTCGACGGTGCAGAGCCGGTCGGCGGCCCGCTGCCCGAGTAG
- a CDS encoding ATP-binding protein: MPTATPPAAPIHTPDQRLRVFASSTLDELAAERRAVSDAVLRLHLAPVMFEHGARPHPPRDVYRAYITQSHVFIGVYGEDYGWIAPGASISGIEDEYRLAVDMPRLIYVKSPAPRRDPRLTALIEDIEDSADVSFRLFSDARELRRLVEHDIAVLLTERFQESGAAPETAPPAAIPVARTQMFDRDLEIAALSELLTDEDVRLVTLTGPGGVGKTRLATDLAERLRPQFPDGIGYVELSAVNSPDLVIDAIARALGLRTSSTWRPLADVVAFLRTRHMLLVVDNFEHVADAAPVLADILAGAADVTALVTSRAPVRISGEHAFALEPLAIPDRDITLDAVGHYGSVRLFIDRARAASGAFTLTADNLAAVVEICRRLEGLPLAIELAAAKIRVLPPAAILQRMGRPLELLTGGARDLPDRQRTLRDTVGWSYDLLATAERALLLRLAVFSGGFTLDAADHVADAAALDGDVVDALDGLVQSSLVRQETTPAEPRFRMLDSIREFALDKLREGPDWDAAHQAHAEHCLRLAVSVEPLLNRLAERGTLDRLETEHDNMTAAITWLLDHHDPESALRLSEAIWVFWWLHGHIDEALRYLTRIFEMNDYLSKRGYGRALLAAGTMSLASGDLARGGPRLERALLILREVGDKEGIARAAGPLGHLSIVTRDFAKARPLIEEAGRLSAEIGDDWQASIYHSRLGAIALLEGNHDSAADEFHAALVTAQLTDDTLGTAVALYSLGLNAISQGDLAEAHDYLADGLSAAYGKGDTNGPPLFIAALADLAARLGEPERAVRLTAAAESLRTPSGTTWLAAYVLPWPDDGPTAETLRRKLGGAIYDKARRQGAALGLDRATAEALAT, translated from the coding sequence GTGCCGACCGCGACCCCACCCGCAGCGCCGATCCACACCCCGGACCAGCGCCTGCGCGTGTTCGCCAGCTCCACGCTCGACGAGCTCGCGGCCGAGCGGAGGGCGGTCAGTGACGCCGTCCTCCGGCTACACCTCGCACCGGTGATGTTCGAGCACGGCGCCCGGCCGCACCCACCACGCGACGTCTATCGCGCCTACATCACCCAGAGCCACGTCTTCATCGGTGTGTACGGCGAGGACTACGGCTGGATCGCACCGGGAGCGTCGATCTCGGGCATCGAGGACGAATACCGGTTGGCCGTCGACATGCCCCGGCTGATCTATGTCAAGTCACCGGCGCCCCGGCGGGATCCCCGGCTCACCGCGCTGATCGAGGACATCGAGGACAGCGCCGACGTCTCCTTCCGGCTCTTCAGCGACGCCCGTGAGCTGCGCCGGCTGGTCGAGCACGACATCGCGGTGCTGCTGACCGAGCGGTTCCAGGAGAGCGGCGCGGCACCCGAGACGGCACCGCCGGCAGCCATCCCGGTCGCCCGGACCCAGATGTTCGACCGCGACCTGGAGATCGCCGCGCTGAGCGAGCTGCTCACCGACGAGGACGTGCGGCTGGTCACGCTGACCGGGCCGGGCGGCGTCGGCAAGACCCGGCTGGCCACCGACCTGGCCGAGCGGCTGCGCCCGCAGTTCCCGGACGGGATCGGCTACGTCGAGCTGTCCGCCGTCAACTCGCCCGACCTGGTGATAGACGCCATCGCCCGGGCGCTCGGGCTGCGCACGTCGAGCACCTGGCGCCCGCTGGCCGACGTCGTGGCGTTCCTGCGTACCCGGCATATGTTGCTCGTGGTCGACAACTTCGAACATGTCGCCGACGCGGCACCGGTGCTCGCCGACATCCTCGCCGGCGCGGCCGACGTGACCGCGCTGGTGACCAGCCGCGCGCCGGTGCGGATCAGCGGCGAGCACGCGTTCGCCCTCGAACCGCTGGCCATCCCCGACCGCGACATCACGCTCGACGCGGTGGGCCACTACGGGTCGGTCCGGCTGTTCATCGACCGGGCCCGGGCCGCCTCCGGCGCCTTCACCCTCACGGCCGACAACCTGGCCGCTGTGGTGGAGATCTGCCGCCGGTTGGAAGGGCTGCCGCTGGCGATCGAGCTCGCCGCGGCGAAGATCCGGGTCCTCCCGCCGGCCGCCATCCTCCAGCGGATGGGCCGCCCGCTCGAACTGCTCACCGGCGGGGCGCGCGACCTGCCGGACCGGCAGCGCACCCTGCGCGACACCGTCGGCTGGAGCTACGACCTGCTCGCGACCGCCGAGCGGGCACTGCTGCTGCGGCTGGCGGTTTTCTCCGGCGGCTTCACTCTGGACGCGGCCGACCACGTCGCCGACGCCGCGGCCCTCGACGGCGACGTGGTCGACGCCCTCGACGGGCTGGTGCAGAGCAGCCTGGTCCGGCAGGAGACCACGCCGGCCGAGCCGCGGTTCCGGATGCTCGACAGCATCCGCGAGTTCGCGCTCGACAAGCTCCGCGAGGGACCGGACTGGGACGCGGCGCACCAGGCGCACGCCGAGCACTGCCTGCGGCTCGCCGTCTCGGTCGAGCCACTGCTCAACCGGCTCGCCGAGCGCGGGACGCTGGACCGCCTCGAGACCGAGCACGACAACATGACCGCGGCGATCACCTGGCTCCTGGACCATCACGACCCGGAGTCGGCGCTGCGGCTCAGCGAGGCGATCTGGGTGTTCTGGTGGCTGCACGGCCACATCGACGAAGCGCTGCGCTACCTCACCCGGATCTTCGAGATGAACGACTACCTGAGCAAGCGGGGGTACGGCCGCGCGCTGCTCGCTGCCGGCACGATGTCGCTGGCCAGCGGTGACCTGGCCCGGGGCGGGCCGCGGCTGGAGCGGGCCCTGCTGATCCTCCGCGAGGTGGGTGACAAGGAGGGCATCGCCCGGGCCGCCGGGCCGCTGGGCCACCTCTCGATCGTGACGCGCGACTTCGCCAAGGCCCGGCCGCTGATCGAGGAGGCCGGCCGGCTCAGCGCGGAGATCGGCGACGACTGGCAGGCCAGCATCTACCACAGCCGGCTGGGCGCGATCGCGCTGCTGGAGGGCAACCACGACAGCGCCGCCGACGAGTTCCACGCCGCGCTGGTCACCGCCCAGCTCACCGACGACACGCTGGGCACCGCGGTCGCGCTCTACAGCCTGGGGCTCAACGCGATCAGCCAGGGCGACCTCGCCGAGGCCCACGATTACCTGGCCGACGGGCTGTCGGCGGCCTACGGCAAGGGCGACACGAACGGCCCGCCGCTGTTCATCGCCGCGCTCGCCGACCTGGCCGCCCGGCTGGGCGAGCCCGAGCGGGCGGTCCGGCTGACCGCCGCGGCCGAGTCATTGCGGACGCCGTCGGGAACCACCTGGCTCGCGGCGTACGTGCTGCCGTGGCCCGACGACGGCCCGACCGCCGAGACGCTCCGCCGCAAGCTGGGCGGCGCCATCTACGACAAGGCACGTCGACAGGGTGCCGCGCTAGGCCTCGATCGGGCGACAGCGGAGGCGCTGGCGACCTGA
- a CDS encoding MFS transporter produces the protein MDVGAVQRHTLRLLFGTQVLAGIGTTIGIAVGALLAARVGGTAVSGLASSAVVVGAAALAIPISKIMTGYGRRSGLVLAYLVGAIGSVLVVVAAAVGSLLLLLLGFAAFGGGSAANLQARYTAIDLAAPARRARQLALIVWATTLGAVTAPNLTSLADEAGRGLGLPTLGGPFGASALAFVVAAAVLFFFLRPDPLLTARALAPAPTDARRPTSRDGFRAVFGSPTARLGVAAVAVGHLVMVGVMSMTPVHIDMEPGHADADVLRIVGLVLSVHIVGMYAFSPVVGWLADRLGRRVLILIGAAVLVAACAVAGTSGHSTVRLTAGLFLLGLGWSATMVAGSTLLSESVTVDVRASAQGLSDTLMGVAGAAAGALSGVVVEIAGYPVLSLLAATAVVPLVALALRPLPAGPAPSSSGPVGHDLTDPSLSGAADGATRS, from the coding sequence ATGGATGTCGGGGCGGTGCAGCGGCACACGCTCCGGCTGCTCTTCGGCACGCAGGTCCTGGCCGGCATCGGCACCACGATCGGCATCGCGGTCGGTGCGCTGCTGGCCGCCCGGGTCGGCGGCACCGCCGTCTCCGGCCTGGCCTCCAGCGCGGTCGTCGTGGGCGCCGCGGCCCTCGCCATTCCGATCAGCAAGATCATGACGGGGTACGGGCGGCGCAGCGGCCTGGTCCTCGCCTACCTGGTCGGCGCGATCGGCTCGGTCCTGGTCGTGGTCGCCGCCGCGGTCGGCAGCCTGCTCCTGCTGCTGCTCGGCTTCGCGGCCTTCGGCGGCGGTTCGGCGGCCAACCTCCAGGCCCGCTACACGGCGATCGACCTCGCGGCGCCGGCCCGCCGGGCCCGCCAACTCGCGCTGATCGTGTGGGCGACGACGCTCGGCGCGGTGACGGCGCCCAACCTCACCTCGCTGGCCGACGAGGCCGGCCGGGGGCTCGGCCTGCCCACCCTGGGCGGCCCGTTCGGCGCCAGCGCGTTGGCCTTCGTCGTCGCGGCCGCGGTACTGTTCTTCTTCCTGCGCCCCGACCCGCTGCTGACCGCGCGGGCGCTGGCGCCGGCGCCGACCGATGCCCGCCGACCGACCTCGCGCGACGGCTTCCGCGCGGTCTTCGGCAGCCCGACCGCCCGCCTCGGCGTCGCCGCCGTCGCGGTCGGCCACCTGGTCATGGTCGGGGTGATGTCGATGACCCCGGTGCACATCGACATGGAGCCCGGGCACGCCGACGCCGACGTGCTGCGCATCGTCGGGCTGGTGCTCAGCGTGCACATCGTCGGCATGTACGCGTTCTCCCCGGTGGTCGGCTGGCTCGCCGACCGGCTGGGCCGCCGGGTGCTGATCCTGATCGGTGCCGCGGTGCTGGTCGCCGCGTGCGCGGTCGCCGGCACCTCCGGTCACTCCACGGTCCGGCTGACGGCCGGCCTGTTCCTGCTCGGGCTGGGCTGGTCCGCGACGATGGTGGCCGGGTCGACGCTGCTGTCCGAGTCGGTGACGGTCGACGTGCGGGCCTCCGCGCAGGGGCTGTCCGACACGCTGATGGGCGTCGCCGGCGCGGCCGCGGGTGCCCTGAGCGGCGTCGTTGTCGAGATCGCCGGTTATCCGGTGCTCAGTCTGCTGGCCGCTACTGCGGTGGTGCCACTGGTCGCGCTAGCGTTACGGCCGTTGCCCGCCGGGCCGGCACCTTCTTCCTCCGGCCCGGTCGGGCACGACCTCACCGACCCGTCGCTCAGCGGAGCCGCCGACGGAGCCACCAGAAGCTGA
- a CDS encoding MFS transporter → MRHKLDYKWVALSNTTLGMLVATINSSILLIALPDIFRGIGIDPLAPGNTSYLLWMILGFMVVMAVLLVSLGRLGDIYGRVKMFNLGFAVFTLFSVLLTVTWMHGSAAALWIILMRVGQGVGGAMLFANSTAILTDAFPANQRGLALGVNSIAAIAGSFIGLVLGGVLAPISWRLVFLVSVPIGVLATIWSFRSLRESGIRRKAKVDWWGNVTFAIGLVGLMIGITYGIQPYHEHTMGWTSPLVLSTLIGGVVVLIVFCLIELRVAEPMFHLDLFRIRAFAGGNIATLLAAMGRGGLQFILIIWLQGIWLPRHGYDFTETPLWAGIYMLPLIAGFLVAGPVSGYLSDRFGARPFATGGLLLAALSFGLLILLPVDFAYIWFALILVLNGIGMGLFASPNSAGVMNSLPPNQRGAGAGMLATFQNTASVLSIGVFFTLMIIGLAADLPGALQSGLTAHGVSPADAATVAALPPVATLFASFLGYNPMQTLLGQQTLDALPPGQAQVITGRAFFPELISAPFHTALVYAFIFAIVACLVAVVASLLRGGKYHHTEETTVPPREPADAVAP, encoded by the coding sequence GTGCGGCACAAGCTGGACTACAAGTGGGTGGCGTTGTCGAACACCACCCTCGGCATGCTGGTGGCGACGATCAACTCGTCGATTCTGCTGATCGCGCTGCCCGACATCTTCCGCGGCATCGGCATCGACCCGCTCGCGCCGGGCAACACCAGCTATCTGCTCTGGATGATCCTGGGCTTCATGGTCGTGATGGCCGTGCTGCTGGTCAGCCTCGGCCGGCTGGGCGACATCTACGGCCGGGTGAAGATGTTCAACCTCGGCTTCGCCGTCTTCACCCTCTTCTCGGTCCTGCTGACGGTCACCTGGATGCACGGCTCCGCCGCGGCACTGTGGATCATCCTGATGCGGGTCGGCCAGGGCGTCGGCGGCGCGATGCTGTTCGCCAACTCGACCGCGATCCTCACCGACGCGTTCCCGGCCAACCAGCGCGGCCTCGCGCTCGGCGTCAACTCGATCGCCGCGATCGCCGGTTCGTTCATCGGCCTGGTGCTCGGCGGTGTGCTGGCCCCGATCTCCTGGCGGCTGGTGTTCCTGGTCTCGGTGCCGATCGGCGTGCTGGCCACCATCTGGTCGTTCCGCAGCCTCCGGGAGAGCGGCATCCGCCGCAAGGCCAAGGTCGACTGGTGGGGCAACGTCACGTTCGCGATCGGCCTGGTCGGATTGATGATCGGCATCACGTACGGGATCCAGCCCTACCACGAGCACACGATGGGCTGGACCTCGCCGCTCGTGCTCAGCACGCTGATCGGCGGCGTCGTGGTGCTGATCGTGTTCTGCCTGATCGAGTTGCGGGTCGCCGAGCCGATGTTCCACCTCGACCTGTTCCGGATCCGGGCGTTCGCCGGCGGCAACATCGCCACGCTGCTGGCCGCGATGGGCCGCGGTGGCCTCCAGTTCATCCTGATCATCTGGCTGCAGGGCATCTGGCTGCCCCGGCACGGCTACGACTTCACCGAGACGCCGCTCTGGGCCGGCATCTACATGCTGCCGCTGATCGCCGGCTTCCTGGTCGCCGGGCCGGTGTCCGGCTATCTGTCCGACCGGTTCGGTGCTCGCCCGTTCGCGACCGGCGGGCTGCTCCTGGCCGCGCTCAGCTTCGGGCTGCTGATCCTGTTGCCGGTCGACTTCGCGTACATCTGGTTCGCGTTGATCCTGGTTTTGAATGGCATCGGGATGGGCCTGTTCGCATCGCCCAACTCGGCCGGCGTGATGAACAGCCTGCCGCCCAACCAGCGCGGTGCCGGCGCCGGCATGCTCGCCACCTTCCAGAACACCGCGAGCGTCCTGTCGATCGGCGTCTTCTTCACCCTGATGATCATCGGCCTGGCCGCCGACCTGCCCGGCGCGCTGCAGTCCGGCCTCACCGCGCACGGGGTCAGCCCGGCCGACGCCGCCACCGTCGCGGCCCTGCCGCCGGTCGCCACGCTGTTCGCGTCGTTCCTCGGCTACAACCCGATGCAGACGCTGCTCGGCCAGCAGACCCTCGACGCGCTGCCGCCCGGGCAGGCCCAGGTGATCACCGGACGCGCCTTCTTCCCCGAGCTGATCTCGGCGCCGTTCCACACCGCGCTCGTCTACGCTTTTATCTTCGCTATCGTGGCGTGCCTGGTCGCTGTCGTCGCCTCGCTGCTGCGCGGCGGCAAATACCACCACACCGAGGAGACGACCGTGCCGCCTCGCGAACCCGCGGACGCCGTAGCGCCGTGA
- a CDS encoding SigE family RNA polymerase sigma factor, producing MGGGGTADFDDFYRASRRRMLGYIYVLTGDIVEAQDVVQEAFVRAWQRWSTVGGYADPEAWVRVVAARIAISRWRGRMSRARAYARHGAPTPVEGPTPDTVALVAALRRLPAAQRTTLALHYVLGLSVADIAGETNAAVGTVKARLSRGRAALAVLLADEDRPEVEANRG from the coding sequence ATGGGCGGCGGGGGCACGGCGGACTTCGACGACTTCTACCGCGCCAGCCGGCGGCGGATGCTCGGCTACATCTACGTGCTGACCGGCGACATCGTCGAGGCGCAGGACGTCGTCCAGGAGGCCTTCGTCCGGGCCTGGCAGCGGTGGTCGACCGTCGGCGGCTACGCCGACCCCGAGGCGTGGGTGCGGGTGGTCGCGGCCCGGATCGCGATCAGCCGGTGGCGGGGCAGGATGAGCCGGGCTCGGGCCTACGCGCGGCACGGTGCGCCAACCCCAGTCGAAGGGCCGACGCCCGACACGGTGGCGCTGGTCGCCGCGCTCCGCCGCCTGCCGGCCGCACAGCGCACCACCCTCGCGCTGCACTACGTGCTTGGGCTGTCCGTGGCCGACATCGCCGGCGAGACCAACGCCGCCGTCGGCACGGTCAAGGCCCGGCTGAGTCGCGGCCGCGCCGCCCTCGCTGTGTTGCTCGCCGACGAAGACCGGCCGGAAGTGGAGGCCAACCGTGGCTGA
- a CDS encoding bifunctional polysaccharide deacetylase/glycosyltransferase family 2 protein, translating to MGTYRAGERIGDTQHIAMPEPTPPRLRGRRWILAGIGTLVLANLLAIGAYANSRFAPDNENKPGRQDAVPAAIRDGGPLVDTRAGRSVSHQVPDRTIVLTFDDGPDPQWTSQVLDVLHRHGVKATFFVIGSQASRHPQFVERMVREGHEVGAHTFTHPDLPGMAGWRQRLELSQTRSAIAYAAGISTPLLRLPYSSGVDSLDDEHWSVVRAAGGEGMVSVFDDTDSRDWARPGVDAIVRNSTPEAGRGAVVLMHDAGGDRSQTIAALDRFIPQMQQRGYRFATVLDAFGAVSPDLAPTPVSRADRVRGGLLVWAIKVSDGTNWLLWALLLLVGALTLIRTLVLFGFAVRHARRRRARTWSWGAEVNDPVTVIVPAFNEVRTIAAAVRSLATGTHPEIEVLVIDDESDDGTADEVTALGLPNVRVVRVPGGGKAAALNAGVALARHDLLVMVDADTVVTPDAIHKLVQPFADPGVGAVAGNVKVGNRRRMIGRWQHIEYVIGFNLDRRLYDTLRCMPTIPGALGGFRKAAVSEAGGLSRATLAEDTDLTMAIHRAGWRVVYEETAVARTEAPNTLGQLWRQRYRWSYGTMQAMWRHRHAVVEKGASGRFGRRGLPFIALFSVALPLLAPVLDILAVYGLFFLDRTEALVAWLAVMVIQVVTAILAFRLDKEPLRPLWALPFQQLVYRQLMYLVLVHAAATALTGGLLRWQHLRRSGEVAADAA from the coding sequence ATGGGCACCTACCGGGCGGGCGAGCGGATCGGCGACACCCAGCACATCGCGATGCCCGAGCCCACCCCGCCCAGGTTGCGCGGCCGGCGGTGGATCCTCGCCGGGATCGGCACGCTGGTGCTGGCCAACCTGCTCGCCATCGGCGCCTACGCCAACTCGCGGTTCGCGCCCGACAACGAGAACAAGCCGGGCCGGCAGGACGCCGTGCCGGCGGCGATCCGCGACGGCGGCCCGCTGGTCGACACCCGCGCCGGACGCAGCGTCAGCCACCAGGTGCCCGACCGCACCATCGTGCTCACCTTCGACGACGGCCCTGATCCACAATGGACGTCGCAGGTGCTCGACGTGCTGCACCGGCACGGCGTCAAGGCGACGTTCTTCGTGATCGGCTCGCAGGCCAGCCGCCACCCGCAGTTCGTGGAACGGATGGTCCGCGAGGGCCACGAGGTCGGCGCGCACACGTTCACCCATCCCGACCTGCCCGGGATGGCCGGCTGGCGGCAGCGGCTCGAGCTCAGCCAGACCCGGTCGGCGATCGCCTATGCCGCCGGCATCTCCACGCCGTTGCTGCGGCTGCCCTATTCGAGTGGCGTCGACTCGCTAGACGACGAGCACTGGTCGGTGGTCCGCGCCGCCGGTGGCGAGGGCATGGTCTCGGTCTTCGACGACACCGACAGCCGCGACTGGGCCCGCCCGGGCGTTGACGCGATCGTGCGCAACTCGACGCCAGAAGCCGGCCGCGGCGCCGTGGTGCTGATGCACGACGCCGGCGGCGACCGCTCGCAGACCATCGCCGCCCTCGACCGCTTCATCCCGCAGATGCAGCAGCGCGGTTACCGCTTCGCGACGGTGCTGGACGCGTTCGGCGCCGTGTCGCCGGACCTCGCACCGACCCCGGTCAGCCGCGCCGACCGGGTCCGCGGCGGCCTGCTGGTCTGGGCGATCAAGGTGTCCGACGGCACCAACTGGCTGCTCTGGGCGCTCCTGCTGCTGGTCGGCGCGCTGACGCTGATCCGTACCCTGGTGCTCTTCGGTTTCGCGGTTCGACATGCCCGCCGGCGACGCGCCCGCACCTGGTCGTGGGGCGCCGAGGTCAACGACCCGGTCACCGTGATCGTGCCCGCCTTCAACGAGGTGCGGACCATCGCCGCCGCGGTGCGCAGCCTGGCCACCGGCACCCACCCGGAGATCGAGGTGCTGGTCATCGACGACGAGTCCGACGACGGCACCGCCGACGAGGTGACGGCGCTCGGCCTGCCCAACGTGCGGGTGGTGCGGGTGCCCGGCGGGGGCAAGGCGGCCGCGCTAAACGCCGGTGTCGCGCTGGCCCGGCACGACCTGCTGGTGATGGTCGACGCCGACACGGTGGTCACGCCGGACGCGATCCACAAGCTGGTGCAGCCGTTCGCCGACCCCGGCGTGGGCGCCGTCGCCGGCAACGTCAAGGTCGGCAACCGGCGCCGGATGATCGGCCGCTGGCAACACATCGAGTACGTGATCGGGTTCAACCTCGACCGCCGGCTCTACGACACCCTGCGCTGCATGCCGACCATCCCGGGCGCGCTGGGCGGCTTCCGCAAGGCCGCGGTGTCGGAGGCGGGTGGGCTCAGCCGGGCCACCCTCGCCGAAGACACCGACCTGACGATGGCGATCCACCGGGCCGGCTGGCGGGTGGTCTACGAGGAGACCGCGGTCGCCCGCACCGAGGCACCCAACACACTCGGCCAACTCTGGCGGCAGCGCTACCGGTGGAGCTACGGCACGATGCAGGCGATGTGGCGGCACCGCCACGCGGTCGTCGAGAAGGGTGCGTCGGGCCGGTTCGGCCGGCGCGGCCTGCCGTTCATCGCGCTGTTCTCGGTCGCCCTGCCGCTGCTGGCGCCGGTGCTCGACATCCTCGCCGTCTACGGGCTGTTCTTCCTCGACCGCACCGAGGCGCTCGTCGCGTGGCTGGCCGTCATGGTGATCCAGGTCGTCACCGCGATCCTGGCCTTCCGGCTCGACAAGGAGCCGCTGCGGCCGCTCTGGGCGCTGCCGTTCCAGCAGCTCGTCTACCGCCAGCTCATGTATCTCGTGTTGGTGCACGCGGCGGCCACCGCACTGACCGGCGGCCTGTTGCGTTGGCAACATCTGCGCCGAAGTGGCGAGGTCGCCGCCGACGCAGCCTGA
- a CDS encoding MerR family transcriptional regulator, protein MTSPADPRPHYRIGEAAEAAGVTPRTIRYYEEIGLLGAAGDRLKGSHRLYSDADVERLRELVRLRDLLGVSLEELTRLADTIEVRASLRDQWATSTDDADRVRILEAAVDNIERQLELVHARQRSLAEFETERVAKLADLHRQLAELRS, encoded by the coding sequence GTGACCTCGCCCGCTGACCCGCGCCCGCACTACCGGATCGGTGAGGCCGCCGAGGCCGCGGGTGTGACGCCCCGGACGATCCGCTACTACGAGGAGATCGGCCTGCTCGGCGCGGCCGGCGACCGGCTCAAGGGCAGCCACCGCCTCTACAGCGACGCCGACGTCGAGCGGCTCCGCGAGCTGGTCCGGCTGCGCGACCTGCTCGGGGTGTCGCTGGAAGAGCTGACCCGGCTGGCCGACACGATCGAGGTCCGGGCCAGCCTGCGTGATCAATGGGCGACAAGCACCGACGACGCCGACCGGGTGCGGATCCTGGAGGCGGCGGTCGACAACATCGAGCGGCAGCTCGAGCTGGTGCACGCCCGGCAGCGCAGCCTCGCCGAGTTCGAGACCGAGCGGGTCGCGAAGCTGGCCGACCTGCACCGGCAGCTCGCTGAGCTGCGCAGCTGA
- a CDS encoding ABC transporter permease subunit: MIWFTWRQFRTPAVVVAGALAVLAVVLLVNGKATTDLYASVAACESDCGQTIDAFLARFHNSAGGTIYYTTLAIMYAAPPLIGIFWGAPLVAREIETGTHRLAWNQSVTRTRWLATKLGLIGAATAAAIGLLSWAVTAWAGRVDSAAADRITPLVFGARGIVPIGYALFAFTLGVAAGMVVRRTVPAMAGTLAVYTAAVAAMPLWLRTHLAPATHLTPPLDMGNLDELMIDQSNNMAIEPKGVTNAWTIINRPITSSGEVFTGPADPTLCGRNAPMGSCSDWVGTLGLRQDVVYHPNSQYWTLQLAETAVFLGLAAALALVSFWWLRRRLR, encoded by the coding sequence ATGATCTGGTTCACCTGGCGCCAGTTCCGCACCCCGGCCGTCGTCGTCGCCGGTGCCCTGGCCGTGCTCGCCGTCGTGCTGCTGGTCAACGGCAAGGCCACCACCGACCTCTACGCCAGCGTCGCGGCCTGTGAGAGCGACTGCGGCCAGACCATCGACGCCTTCCTGGCCCGCTTCCACAACAGCGCCGGCGGCACGATCTACTACACAACCCTGGCCATCATGTACGCGGCACCGCCGCTGATCGGCATCTTCTGGGGCGCACCGCTGGTCGCCCGCGAGATCGAGACCGGCACCCACCGGCTGGCGTGGAACCAGTCGGTCACCCGCACCCGCTGGCTGGCCACCAAGCTCGGCCTGATCGGTGCGGCCACCGCGGCCGCGATTGGGCTGTTGAGCTGGGCGGTCACCGCCTGGGCCGGCCGGGTCGACAGCGCGGCGGCCGACCGGATCACCCCGCTGGTCTTCGGCGCCCGCGGCATCGTGCCGATCGGGTACGCCCTGTTCGCCTTCACCCTCGGCGTCGCCGCCGGGATGGTGGTCCGCCGCACGGTGCCGGCGATGGCCGGGACGCTGGCGGTCTACACCGCGGCCGTCGCCGCGATGCCGTTGTGGCTGCGCACCCACCTCGCACCGGCGACGCACCTGACTCCGCCGCTGGACATGGGCAACCTGGACGAGTTGATGATCGACCAGAGCAACAACATGGCGATCGAGCCGAAGGGCGTGACCAACGCCTGGACCATCATCAACCGCCCGATCACCTCGAGCGGCGAGGTCTTCACCGGTCCGGCCGACCCGACCTTGTGCGGCCGCAACGCGCCGATGGGGTCCTGCTCCGACTGGGTCGGCACGCTCGGCCTGCGCCAGGACGTCGTCTACCACCCGAACAGCCAATACTGGACGCTGCAACTGGCCGAGACCGCCGTCTTCCTGGGCCTGGCCGCGGCCCTGGCCCTCGTCAGCTTCTGGTGGCTCCGTCGGCGGCTCCGCTGA